The following proteins come from a genomic window of Miscanthus floridulus cultivar M001 chromosome 2, ASM1932011v1, whole genome shotgun sequence:
- the LOC136536610 gene encoding uncharacterized protein — MDEQVNDTVLGQDIDGVAIPTSDAVPGEMVITYDKKNPSMEVGTMYPTMEEFKLAVRQFAINKEFYLRVEKSTKTVTVLVNDHTCVSSMRMATTTPNCKWVALWAASILRAEPNIGARELQKRWKAEVEKRSPESVVEIDVLEVDGEVYFHHFFCALKPCIDGFLEGCKPHLSIDATALNGRWNGHLAAAVAVDGHNWMYPVAYGFIASETTVNWTWFMEQLKKAISDPPLLAICSDACKGLENAVKNVFPNAEQRECFYHLARNFKKRFRGFIQIYPAARAYREEIFYDNLAKMLSESSEAVQWLQANHNLLWYRCGFNPDIKCDYRTSNIVESFNNWIRDHKDLPVADLADKIREMIMVLWHKRRIIAYRLPEGRILPAIMVQLRANTRGLGHLKIVKCSN; from the exons ATGGATGAACAAGTGAATGATACTGTGCTTGGGCAAGATATTGATGGTGTTGCCATCCCTACTAGTGATGCCGTACCCGGTGAGATGGTCATTACGTATGATAAGAAGAACCCATCAATGGAGGTAGGGACAATGTACCCAACAATGGAGGAGTTCAAGCTGGCAGTTCGGCAATTTGCCATCAACAAGGAGTTCTATTTACGAGTAGAGAAGTCAACTAAGACG GTTACCGTCTTAGTCAATGACCATACATGTGTGTCTAGCATGAGGATGGCAACTACAACTCCAAATTGCAAGTGGGTAGCTCTATGGGCTGCGAGTATACTTAGAGCTGAACCAAATATTGGTGCTAGGGAACTGCAAAAGAG GTGGAAGGCCGAGGTCGAGAAGCGGAGCCCCGAGAGTGTAGTTGAGATTGATGTTCTTGAGGTGGATGGTGAGGTATATTTCCACCATTTTTTCTGTGCTCTTAAACCATGTATTGATGGTTTCTTGGAAGGTTGTAAGCCTCATTTGAGCATAGATGCTACAGCCCTTAATGGAAGGTGGAATGGTCACTTGGCCGCAGCTGTAGCAGTTGATGGTCACAATTGGATGTATCCAGTCGCTTATGGCTTCATTGCTTCTGAGACAACAGTCAACTGGACTTGGTTCATGGAACAGTTGAAGAAGGCTATAAGTGATCCTCCACTACTTGCTATATGTTCTGATGCTTGCAAAGGCTTAGAGAATGCAGTGAAGAATGTATTCCCAAATGCAGAGCAAAGGGAATGCTTTTATCATCTAGCCAGAAACTTCAAAAAGAGATTTAGAGGGTTTATCCAGATATATCCTGCTGCAAGAGCTTACAGAGAGGAGATTTTCTATGACAATTTAGCAAAAATGCTAAGTGAGTCATCAGAAGCAGTGCAATGGTTACAGGCCAATCACAACCTTCTATGGTATAGGTGTGGTTTCAATCCAGACATTAAGTGTGACTATAGAACTAGTAACATTGTTGAGTCAtttaataactggattagagaccATAAGGACCTACCTGTTGCTGACCTTGCTGATAAGATCAGAGAAATGATCATGGTACTGTGGCACAAGAGAAGAATTATTGCATACAGGCTACCTGAGGGCAGGATTCTCCCAGCTATTATGGTTCAGCTAAGAGCAAATACTAGAGGTTTGGGACACTTGAAAATTGTGAAATGTTCTAATTAG
- the LOC136538923 gene encoding small ribosomal subunit protein mS86 (rPPR1)-like produces MASLLLRRRHAAHPRAAAAACAPFLRAFFALPDVDPSASSTATPTPAAPTTTSARAPVLDLQLAVRAESDPARIHSLVASALSSDDFPRLHTSRQLFSLATSRLTRLRRPDLVASLLDLLLASAPPSPGLLARALSLYPGPDDALRAFSSSPPAARSDVSLSALLSAFLRAGRLDDIKSTFALAESSHGVAPGRASHNVLLHALVKNSELAAARKLLDEMANKKLKHRPVPDIISYNTVLAGYSVQDDEKGFEKVLKEISLSNLEPNVVTYNCRIQWFSKKGETVKGEELFDVMESKGVAPNYLTYNALVQGYCKEGNVGAAMRVFKRMKVMKRREGRSDLGVSAHSQVYVVLFRSLVEKGKLDDALWICKSCFAMKAAPVFEAVKGLVEGLVKAGRSTEAKDVVAKMEFLVKGDAKLAWGKVVGELSFEEGPSNSNP; encoded by the coding sequence ATGGCGTCccttctcctccgccgccgccacgctgcgcacccacgcgccgccgccgcggcctgcGCTCCCTTCCTCCGCGCCTTCTTCGCGCTCCCCGACGTCGATCCCTCGGCGTCCTCCACCGCAACCCCTACCCCGGCCGCgcccaccaccacctccgcccgCGCCCCCGTGCTTGACCTCCAGCTCGCTGTGCGCGCCGAGTCTGACCCAGCCCGCATCCACTCCCTCGTCGCCTCCGCGCTCTCCAGCGATGACTTCCCGCGCCTCCACACCTCGCGCCAGCTCTTTTCGCTGGCCACCTCGCGCCTGACCCGCCTCCGCCGCCCCGACCTCGTCGCCTCGCTCCTCGACCTCCTCCTTGCCTCCGCCCCGCCCTCCCCGGGCCTCCTTGCGCGGGCGCTCTCCCTCTACCCGGGACCCGACGACGCGCTCCGGGCCTTCTCCTCGTCTCCCCCCGCCGCCCGCTCCGACGTCTCCCTCTCGGCGCTCCTTTCGGCGTTCCTCCGCGCCGGCCGCCTCGATGACATCAAGTCCACCTTTGCCCTGGCGGAGTCCTCGCACGGGGTCGCACCCGGCCGTGCCTCCCACAATGTGCTCCTCCACGCGCTGGTCAAGAACTCTGAGCTAGCTGCTGCCCGGAAGCTGCTCGACGAAATGGCCAACAAGAAGTTGAAGCACCGCCCTGTGCCAGACATCATATCCTACAACACTGTCCTTGCCGGTTACTCCGTGCAGGACGATGAGAAGGGGTTTGAGAAGGTTTTGAAGGAGATCAGCTTGAGCAACCTGGAGCCAAATGTTGTCACCTACAACTGCCGGATACAGTGGTTCTCCAAGAAAGGCGAGACAGTCAAGGGGGAGGAGCTGTTTGATGTGATGGAATCAAAGGGGGTAGCGCCGAATTACCTTACCTACAATGCTCTCGTGCAGGGTTACTGCAAGGAGGGAAATGTCGGGGCAGCGATGCGTGTGTTCAAGAGGATGAAGGTGATGAAGAGGCGGGAGGGAAGAAGTGACTTGGGTGTTTCCGCACATTCGCAGGTATATGTGGTGCTGTTTAGGAGTTTGGTAGAGAAAGGGAAGCTTGATGATGCGTTGTGGATTTGTAAGAGCTGCTTTGCAATGAAGGCAGCACCAGTGTTTGAGGCTGTTAAGGGTTTGGTCGAGGGTTTGGTGAAGGCAGGCAGGTCAACAGAGGCCAAGGATGTTGTTGCCAAGATGGAGTTTCTTGTGAAAGGCGATGCTAAACTTGCTTGGGGGAAGGTTGTTGGTGAACTTTCTTTCGAAGAGGGACCGTCAAATTCGAATCCATGA
- the LOC136538925 gene encoding type III polyketide synthase A-like codes for MTTGSGSMGANGRSQSSRGKAMLLALGKGFPDQVLPQEKVVESYLQDSSCDDPATRAKLERLCTTTTVRTRYTVMSKELLDKHPELKMEGTPTLTPRLDICNAAVIDLGAAAARAALDDWGRPAADITHLIYISSSELRLPGGDLHLAARLGLSPNTVRTSLLFLGCSGGAAALRTAKDIAENNPGSRVLVTAAETTVLGFRPPSYDRPYDLVGAALFGDGASAVIIGAGPMAPAEDPFLELEFSTQEFLPGTDKVIDGKIAEEGINFKLGRDLPEKIESRIEGFCRTLMNQVGIKDFNDVFWAVHPGGPAILNRLEFCLELQPEKLKISRKALKNYGNVSSNTIFYVLEYLRDELNKGAISEEWGLILAFGPGITFEGLLVRGVKKTFTS; via the exons ATGACGACGGGCAGTGGCAGCATGGGCGCCAATGGCAGGAGCCAGAGCTCCAGGGGCAAGGCGATGCTGCTCGCGCTGGGCAAGGGCTTCCCTGACCAAGTTCTGCCTCAGGAGAAGGTTGTGGAGAGCTACCTCCAAGACAGCAGCTGCGACGATCCCGCCACCAGGGCCAAGCTTGAGCGCCTTT GCACGACCACTACAGTGAGGACAAGGTACACTGTTATGTCCAAGGAGCTACTGGATAAGCACCCAGAGCTGAAGATGGAGGGTACTCCAACACTGACACCCCGCCTTGACATCTGCAATGCCGCGGTGATCGACCTTGGTGCTGCTGCAGCTCGTGCTGCCCTCGACGATTGGGGCCGCCCTGCAGCTGATATTACCCACCTCATCTACATCTCATCCAGTGAGCTTCGCCTCCCAGGGGGAGACCTTCACCTGGCTGCCCGCCTTGGCCTTAGCCCAAACACCGTGCGCACTTCCCTTCTCTTCCTTGGCTGCTCCGGTGGTGCTGCTGCCCTCCGCACTGCCAAGGACATTGCTGAGAACAACCCAGGGAGCCGTGTCTTAGTAACAGCTGCTGAGACCACTGTGCTAGGCTTCCGGCCACCAAGTTATGACCGTCCTTATGACCTTGTTGGTGCTGCCCTGTTTGGTGATGGTGCCTCAGCTGTGATTATAGGAGCAGGCCCCATGGCACCAGCAGAAGATCCTTTCTTAGAGCTTGAGTTCTCCACGCAGGAGTTCCTACCTGGGACTGATAAGGTAATTGATGGCAAGATCGCAGAGGAAGGAATTAATTTTAAACTAGGGCGTGATTTGCCTGAGAAGATTGAAAGCCGCATAGAAGGTTTCTGCAGGACTCTCATGAACCAGGTAGGGATAAAGGATTTCAATGATGTATTTTGGGCTGTGCATCCTGGTGGACCAGCAATATTGAACAGGCTTGAGTTCTGCCTTGAACTTCAGCCAGAGAAGCTCAAGATTAGCAGAAAAGCCTTGAAGAACTATGGAAACGTGAGCAGCAATACAATCTTCTATGTGCTGGAGTACTTGAGGGATGAGTTAAATAAAGGGGCAATAAGTGAAGAGTGGGGATTGATCTTGGCTTTTGGCCCAGGCATCACCTTTGAAGGACTGCTAGTCCGAGGTGTTAAGAAAACCTTCACAAGCTAA
- the LOC136538926 gene encoding uncharacterized protein produces MGRRLSAVSRRSAPSPIQQLSHLAQRVGAVNLAEGFPDFPAPPHVKAAAAAAIAADLNQYRHVQGICDILAKTMKRDHGLDVDPLTDFVICCGQSEAFAAAIFATIDQGDEVLLFDPAYETYETCIELARGIPVYVPLDPPSWTLNEDNFLKSFTSRTKAVVLNSPHNPTGKVFSKEELLIISQACQKMDCFAITDEVYEYITYDANKHISLASLPGMQERTIITSSLSKTYSVTGWRLGWACAAASIASAIRNIHIKLTDSAPAPFQEAALIALTSTAGYYTSLKKDYEVKRDFILQLLKDFGFKISFKPQGSVFAFAELPRSCQLSDIEFVMKLINDAGVAAVPGRGFFHKTYDGESYSHRYVRFAFCKGDDTLKAAAMKMRKLASRQGEPWLTGREEDQTMLASN; encoded by the exons ATGGGGCGGAGGCTGTCGGCGGTGTCCAGGCGGTCGGCGCCGTCGCCCATCCAGCAGCTGTCCCACCTGGCGCAGCGCGTCGGCGCCGTCAACCTCGCCGAGGGCTTCCCCGACTTCCCCGCGCCGCCCCACGTCaaggccgccgctgccgccgccatcgccgcggACCTCAACCAGTACAG GCATGTGCAGGGGATCTGCGACATCCTCGCCAAGACGATGAAACGGGACCATGGCCTCGACGTCGACCCACTCACGGACTTCGTCATCTGCTGCGGCCAATCCGAAGCATTCGCTGCGGCTATCTTTGCAA CAATCGACCAAGGAGATGAAGTTTTGCTCTTCGACCCTGCTTATGAAACGTATGAGACATGCATTGAGCTAGCTCGTGGCATTCCT GTCTATGTGCCATTGGACCCACCTTCTTGGACTCTGAACGAAGACAATTTTCTGAAATCTTTTACAAGTCGGACTAAGGCAGTGGTCTTGAACAG CCCACACAATCCAACAGGGAAGGTCTTCAGCAAAGAGGAGTTGCTTATTATTTCCCAGGCTTGTCAGAAAATGGACTGCTTTGCGATAACTGATGAG GTTTATGAGTATATTACTTACGATGCGAACAAGCATATCTCACTGGCTTCTCTTCCAGGGATGCAAGAGAGGACCATCATCACATCCTCACTGTCAAAAACTTACAGTGTAACTG GTTGGAGACTCGGTTGGGCTTGTGCAGCAGCAAGCATCGCCTCAGCTATTAGAAATATCCACATTAAACTAACAGATTCAGCTCCTGCACCATTCCAAGAAGCTGCATTGATTGCATTAACAAGCACAGCAGGCTACTACACATCCCTGAAAAAA GATTATGAGGTGAAAAGAGACTTCATCCTTCAGTTGCTGAAAGACTTCGGCTTCAAAATCAGCTTCAAGCCACAAGGTTCAGTATTTGCGTTTGCTGAGCTGCCAAGGTCCTGTCAACTTTCAGAT ATAGAATTTGTGATGAAGTTGAtcaacgatgctggtgtggctgcCGTGCCTGGCCGTGGGTTCTTCCACAAGACTTATGACGGTGAAAGCTACAGTCACCGGTATGTCAGGTTTGCATTCTGCAAGGGCGACGACACACTTAAGGCTGCTGCCATGAAGATGAGGAAACTGGCAAGCAGGCAGGGAGAACCATGGCTTACTGGCAGAGAAGAAGATCAGACTATGCTCGCCTCTAATTGA